One region of Zingiber officinale cultivar Zhangliang chromosome 7B, Zo_v1.1, whole genome shotgun sequence genomic DNA includes:
- the LOC122006153 gene encoding uncharacterized protein LOC122006153 isoform X1: MEPPLSQLEARYLNACQMQKVIPNSLMSFSLSKAKYQKEHFGQCILEIFIDHLASLDIPPLIAMLSESLSDIDAINIRQKSSNVSLDGEGLLLLFQSINKKLRIIDLINSSSWKDVLRDICQRGTTCQILNLRFSPIRKLNMTGKFMELQTLNLDSSVHLTSFHINCFSCMPKLMRLSMCETRVANLWVTSAALSKLHSLSELRFQNCSCCLDTGPCLTFGGVFRMVNDNKCSKQQSSSYFGGQCIGTENNLKQTIAQSVDNAFNSLSSKNCLLTSNEMLESTTEELSDESDPEFSDIFTEFCRQNNPNSMLSPSKHSVPSSTLSSVSTTIPFFADAMHLGRKLENSCSFTGCATPGETCYKNDSSLDEVTNSVDFGKTTRSSLENHISTHPSPICFERHYREYIITSLPHLKVLDNIPIGFMEREQAKVIFKRYFEHAAYNRQSKDNIVSILQRREAYRPVISHIFSRGKQQYRRESNHSFLRSLSAAKVGSSTQAYSHSVSRITSGPNEESKNFRPRQFEYHPTDSRLMAFGTLDGELIVINHESEKLVGYLPSVGTLNSILALCWLKKHPTKILAGSDNGSLQLNDVCKMASKVTEQYYTQNASVHTFNEFQQLTSVHINSTDDYFLASGYSNHVALYDIGSGRRLQIFKDLHKEHINVVKFAHHSPTLFATASFDKEIKMWDLRLGTSQPCYTASSSRGNVMLCFSPDDYYLLTSAVDNEVKQLLAVDGRLHTSFNIASTGNSQNYTRSYYVNGRDYIISGSCEEHVVRICCAQTGRRLQDVYLEGRGSKNSMFIQSLRGDPFRDFHMSILAAYWRPFSKSEIIKVNLLQSEECLEEITPRFKFNSN; this comes from the exons ATGGAGCCGCCCCTCTCTCAGCTCGAAGCAag GTATCTTAATGCATGCCAGATGCAGAAGGTCATACCAAATTCTTTGATGTCGTTCAGTTTATCAAAG GCAAAATATCAAAAAGAGCACTTTGGTCAATGCATTTTGGAAATCTTTATTGACCACTTGGCATCATTGGATATTCCCCCACTTATAGCTATGTTATCGGAAAGTTTATCTGACATTGATGCAATTAATATACGACAAAAATCATCTAATGTTTCATTGGATGGGGAAGGCCTTCTACTTCTATTCCAGTCTATCAACAAAAAGCTTCGAATTATTGATCTCATTAATTCTTCATCGTGGAAAGATGTTCTCCG TGATATTTGCCAAAGAGGTACAACATGCCAGATTTTGAACCTTCGTTTCTCTCCTATTAGGAAGCTCAACATGACTGGGAAGTTCATGGAGTTACAAACACTTAATTTAGATTCAAGTGTTCATTTGACCAGTTTCCACATCAATTGTTTTAGTTGCATGCCAAAGCTAATGAGGTTATCAATGTGCGAAACAAGGGTTGCCAACCTTTGGGTGACTAGTGCTGCACTTTCAAAACTTCATTCCTTGTCAGAACTCCGCTTCCAGAATTGTTCTTGTTGTCTTGATACTGGACCATGCCTAACGTTTGGTGGAGTGTTTAGAATGGTAAATGATAATAAGTGCTCAAAGCAGCAATCATCTTCCTACTTTGGAGGACAATGTATTGGTACTGAAAACAATTTAAAACAGACTATTGCGCAGTCTGTAGATAATGCTTTCAACAGCCTTTCTTCTAAGAATTGCTTGTTGACAAGTAATGAAATGCTTGAAAGCACTACTGAGGAATTATCAGATGAAAGTGATCCAGAATTTTCTGATATCTTTACTGAGTTCTGTAGGCAAAACAATCCAAACTCAATGCTTAGTCCATCTAAACATTCTGTGCCATCTTCTACACTTTCTTCAGTATCAACTACTATCCCTTTTTTCGCGGATGCAATGCATTTAGGTAGAAAATTGGAAAACAGTTGCTCTTTTACTGGGTGTGCAACCCCTGGAGAAACTTGTTATAAGAATGATTCCTCATTGGATGAAGTGACTAACAGTGTGGATTTTGGGAAAACTACAAGGAGCTCACTGGAAAATCATATTTCCACGCATCCTTCACCAATTTGTTTTGAGAGACACTACAGAGAATATATTATTACATCACTGCCTCATTTAAAAGTTTTAGATAATATACCTATTGGATTTATGGAGAGAGAGCAagctaaagtaatttttaagagaTATTTTGAGCATGCAGCTTATAACAGACAGAGTAAAGATAACATTGTCAGTATTTTACAGAGGCGTGAGGCCTACAGACCTGTTATCTCTCATATATTTTCAAGGGGCAAGCAGCAATATCGTAGAGAAAGCAATCACTCCTTTCTCAGGTCACTTTCTGCAGCTAAAGTAGGGTCATCTACACAGGCTTATTCACATTCAGTTTCAAGAATTACCAGTGGTCCAAATGAAGAATCAAAGAATTTCCGTCCAAGACAATTTGAATATCATCCTACGGACTCAAGGCTTATGGCATTTGGAACATTAGATGGAGAGCTTATTGTCATCAATCATGAAAGTGAGAAACTTGTTGGTTATCTCCCATCAGTTGGAACACTAAATAGCATTTTAGCTCTTTGCTGGCTTAAGAAGCATCCAACCAAG ATTCTTGCTGGCTCAGACAATGGTTCCTTGCAATTAAATGATGTTTGTAAAATGGCATCAAAGGTTACAGAACAATATTACACTCAGAATGCTTCTGTACATACATTTAATGAATTTCAACAGTTGACATCTGTCCACATAAATTCAACTGACGACTATTTTCTTGCAAGTGGATACTCAAATCATGTAGCTCTCTATGATATCGGCAGCGGAAGACGTCTGCAAATTTTCAAAGACCTTCATAAGGAACATATAAATGTTGTCAAATTTGCTCATCATTCTCCAACTTTATTTGCTACTGCATCCTTTGATAAAGAAATTAAGATGTGGGACTTAAGACTAGGGACTTCACAGCCTTGTTATACAGCATCTAGCTCCAGAGGAAATGTGATGCTGTGCTTTTCTCCTGATGATTACTATTTACTCACATCTGCGGTTGACAATGAG GTTAAGCAATTACTGGCTGTAGATGGAAGACTCCATACTTCATTTAACATTGCTTCTACTGGaaactcacaaaattacactCGATCTTACTATGTCAATGGACGGGATTACATCATCTCAGGAAGTTGTGAAGAACATGTAGTGCGAATATGTTGTGCTCAAACTGGAAGGAGGCTGCAGGATGTTTATCTTGAG GGCCGGGGTTCAAAAAATTCAATGTTCATTCAGTCTCTGAGGGGTGATCCATTTAGG GACTTCCACATGAGTATCTTAGCTGCGTATTGGCGTCCGTTTTCAAAATCTGAGATTATAAAG GTAAACCTGTTGCAATCCGAAGAGTGCCTCGAAGAAATCACACCTCGCTTTAAGTTCAACTCCAACTAA
- the LOC122006153 gene encoding uncharacterized protein LOC122006153 isoform X2, with amino-acid sequence MTGKFMELQTLNLDSSVHLTSFHINCFSCMPKLMRLSMCETRVANLWVTSAALSKLHSLSELRFQNCSCCLDTGPCLTFGGVFRMVNDNKCSKQQSSSYFGGQCIGTENNLKQTIAQSVDNAFNSLSSKNCLLTSNEMLESTTEELSDESDPEFSDIFTEFCRQNNPNSMLSPSKHSVPSSTLSSVSTTIPFFADAMHLGRKLENSCSFTGCATPGETCYKNDSSLDEVTNSVDFGKTTRSSLENHISTHPSPICFERHYREYIITSLPHLKVLDNIPIGFMEREQAKVIFKRYFEHAAYNRQSKDNIVSILQRREAYRPVISHIFSRGKQQYRRESNHSFLRSLSAAKVGSSTQAYSHSVSRITSGPNEESKNFRPRQFEYHPTDSRLMAFGTLDGELIVINHESEKLVGYLPSVGTLNSILALCWLKKHPTKILAGSDNGSLQLNDVCKMASKVTEQYYTQNASVHTFNEFQQLTSVHINSTDDYFLASGYSNHVALYDIGSGRRLQIFKDLHKEHINVVKFAHHSPTLFATASFDKEIKMWDLRLGTSQPCYTASSSRGNVMLCFSPDDYYLLTSAVDNEVKQLLAVDGRLHTSFNIASTGNSQNYTRSYYVNGRDYIISGSCEEHVVRICCAQTGRRLQDVYLEGRGSKNSMFIQSLRGDPFRDFHMSILAAYWRPFSKSEIIKVNLLQSEECLEEITPRFKFNSN; translated from the exons ATGACTGGGAAGTTCATGGAGTTACAAACACTTAATTTAGATTCAAGTGTTCATTTGACCAGTTTCCACATCAATTGTTTTAGTTGCATGCCAAAGCTAATGAGGTTATCAATGTGCGAAACAAGGGTTGCCAACCTTTGGGTGACTAGTGCTGCACTTTCAAAACTTCATTCCTTGTCAGAACTCCGCTTCCAGAATTGTTCTTGTTGTCTTGATACTGGACCATGCCTAACGTTTGGTGGAGTGTTTAGAATGGTAAATGATAATAAGTGCTCAAAGCAGCAATCATCTTCCTACTTTGGAGGACAATGTATTGGTACTGAAAACAATTTAAAACAGACTATTGCGCAGTCTGTAGATAATGCTTTCAACAGCCTTTCTTCTAAGAATTGCTTGTTGACAAGTAATGAAATGCTTGAAAGCACTACTGAGGAATTATCAGATGAAAGTGATCCAGAATTTTCTGATATCTTTACTGAGTTCTGTAGGCAAAACAATCCAAACTCAATGCTTAGTCCATCTAAACATTCTGTGCCATCTTCTACACTTTCTTCAGTATCAACTACTATCCCTTTTTTCGCGGATGCAATGCATTTAGGTAGAAAATTGGAAAACAGTTGCTCTTTTACTGGGTGTGCAACCCCTGGAGAAACTTGTTATAAGAATGATTCCTCATTGGATGAAGTGACTAACAGTGTGGATTTTGGGAAAACTACAAGGAGCTCACTGGAAAATCATATTTCCACGCATCCTTCACCAATTTGTTTTGAGAGACACTACAGAGAATATATTATTACATCACTGCCTCATTTAAAAGTTTTAGATAATATACCTATTGGATTTATGGAGAGAGAGCAagctaaagtaatttttaagagaTATTTTGAGCATGCAGCTTATAACAGACAGAGTAAAGATAACATTGTCAGTATTTTACAGAGGCGTGAGGCCTACAGACCTGTTATCTCTCATATATTTTCAAGGGGCAAGCAGCAATATCGTAGAGAAAGCAATCACTCCTTTCTCAGGTCACTTTCTGCAGCTAAAGTAGGGTCATCTACACAGGCTTATTCACATTCAGTTTCAAGAATTACCAGTGGTCCAAATGAAGAATCAAAGAATTTCCGTCCAAGACAATTTGAATATCATCCTACGGACTCAAGGCTTATGGCATTTGGAACATTAGATGGAGAGCTTATTGTCATCAATCATGAAAGTGAGAAACTTGTTGGTTATCTCCCATCAGTTGGAACACTAAATAGCATTTTAGCTCTTTGCTGGCTTAAGAAGCATCCAACCAAG ATTCTTGCTGGCTCAGACAATGGTTCCTTGCAATTAAATGATGTTTGTAAAATGGCATCAAAGGTTACAGAACAATATTACACTCAGAATGCTTCTGTACATACATTTAATGAATTTCAACAGTTGACATCTGTCCACATAAATTCAACTGACGACTATTTTCTTGCAAGTGGATACTCAAATCATGTAGCTCTCTATGATATCGGCAGCGGAAGACGTCTGCAAATTTTCAAAGACCTTCATAAGGAACATATAAATGTTGTCAAATTTGCTCATCATTCTCCAACTTTATTTGCTACTGCATCCTTTGATAAAGAAATTAAGATGTGGGACTTAAGACTAGGGACTTCACAGCCTTGTTATACAGCATCTAGCTCCAGAGGAAATGTGATGCTGTGCTTTTCTCCTGATGATTACTATTTACTCACATCTGCGGTTGACAATGAG GTTAAGCAATTACTGGCTGTAGATGGAAGACTCCATACTTCATTTAACATTGCTTCTACTGGaaactcacaaaattacactCGATCTTACTATGTCAATGGACGGGATTACATCATCTCAGGAAGTTGTGAAGAACATGTAGTGCGAATATGTTGTGCTCAAACTGGAAGGAGGCTGCAGGATGTTTATCTTGAG GGCCGGGGTTCAAAAAATTCAATGTTCATTCAGTCTCTGAGGGGTGATCCATTTAGG GACTTCCACATGAGTATCTTAGCTGCGTATTGGCGTCCGTTTTCAAAATCTGAGATTATAAAG GTAAACCTGTTGCAATCCGAAGAGTGCCTCGAAGAAATCACACCTCGCTTTAAGTTCAACTCCAACTAA
- the LOC122006154 gene encoding vacuole membrane protein KMS1-like isoform X1, translated as MGSGKAVASRFAVDLHPSIRELKEKHQRDLQNLTLATQPFKILQLFVFATLKYLKQWLVYVLKKGGWIMALTFLLAAIGFILANDDSTSEKHIQELLRYTRYVLWWVTLGVASSIGLGSGLHTFVLYLGPHIAFFTIKALKCGRVDLKTAPYDTILLKRRPSWLEKKCSEFGPPVFPLSSGTLVRVPISNILPHVQLEAVLWGLGTAIGELPPYFISRAGKSRLSGSKMEMEELSEAPSDGLISASLRQIKRWFFTHFQHLNFLTVLILASVPNPLFDLAGIMCGQFGIPFWKFFLATLIGKALIKTHIQTVFIISLFNNQLLEWLENELIRVVGLIPGSSSALPSLIAKLRTAREMYLSNPIPEPSLPDGMARWWNLSFTMVWNTVIWLMLVNFCVKIVTATAIRYLKEEKELELTNKKMAL; from the exons ATGGGCTCCGGGAAGGCCGTGGCGTCTCGCTTCGCCGTGGACTTGCACCCATCAATCAGAG AGCTTAAGGAGAAACATCAAAGGGATTTACAGAATTTGACTTTGGCAACTCAACCATTCAAGATTTTGCAGCTATTTGTGTTTGCTACACTAAAATATCTTAAACAGTGGCTTGTATATGTTTTAAAGAAAGGTGGTTGGATTATGGCTTTGACTTTCTTATTAGCTGCTATTGGTTTCATTCTTGCAAATGATGATAGCACCAGTGAGAAG CATATTCAAGAATTACTTCGCTATACAAGATATGTTTTGTGGTGGGTGACACTTGGTGTGGCATCCTCGATTGGGTTGG GATCTGGTTTGCATACATTTGTCTTGTACTTGGGCCCCCATATTGCATTTTTCACTATCAAGGCTTTGAAGTGTGGTCGAGTAGATCTCAAGACTGCTCCATATGATACCATACTGTTGAAAAGACGACCTTCGTGGCTTGAAAAGAAGTGTTCTGAGTTTGGACCACCAGTATTTCCTTTATCATCTGGAACTTTAGTTAGGGTTCCAATCAGCAACATTCTCCCTCATGTTCAGTTGGAAGCGGTTCTTTGGGGTTTGGGCACTGCTATTGGAGAGCTTCCACCATATTTTATCTCAAGAGCTGGTAAGT CACGCTTGTCTGGAAGCAAAATGGAAATGGAGGAACTGAGTGAAGCACCATCAGATGGGTTAATTTCTGCTTCCCTGAGGCAAATTAAGCGCTGGTTCTTCACTCATTTCCAGCATCTTAACTTTTTAACTGTTTTGATACTTGCTTCA GTACCAAACCCTCTTTTTGATCTTGCGGGTATTATGTGCGGGCAATTTGGGATCCCATTTTGGAAATTCTTCCTAGCAACCTTGATTGGCAAGGCTTTGATAAAGACTCATATTCAG ACAGTATTCATTATTTCTCTGTTCAATAATCAACTCTTGGAATGGCTGGAGAATGAGTTAATACGGGTGGTTGGCCTTATCCCTGGTTCTTCTTCTGCACTCCCTAGCCTGATAGCCAAATTACGGACGGCTCGGGAGATGTATTTGTCCAACCCCATTCCCGAACCTTCTCTGCCTGATGGAATG GCACGGTGGTGGAACCTATCATTTACTATGGTATGGAATACTGTGATATGGCTCATGCTTGTGAACTTCTGTGTGAAAATAGTTACTGCTACAGCAATACGATATCTCAAGGAGGAGAAAGAATTGGAGTTGACTAACAAGAAAATGGCATTATGA
- the LOC122006154 gene encoding vacuole membrane protein KMS1-like isoform X2, whose protein sequence is MGSGKAVASRFAVDLHPSIRELKEKHQRDLQNLTLATQPFKILQLFVFATLKYLKQWLVYVLKKGGWIMALTFLLAAIGFILANDDSTSEKHIQELLRYTRYVLWWVTLGVASSIGLGSGLHTFVLYLGPHIAFFTIKALKCGRVDLKTAPYDTILLKRRPSWLEKKCSEFGPPVFPLSSGTLVRVPISNILPHVQLEAVLWGLGTAIGELPPYFISRAARLSGSKMEMEELSEAPSDGLISASLRQIKRWFFTHFQHLNFLTVLILASVPNPLFDLAGIMCGQFGIPFWKFFLATLIGKALIKTHIQTVFIISLFNNQLLEWLENELIRVVGLIPGSSSALPSLIAKLRTAREMYLSNPIPEPSLPDGMARWWNLSFTMVWNTVIWLMLVNFCVKIVTATAIRYLKEEKELELTNKKMAL, encoded by the exons ATGGGCTCCGGGAAGGCCGTGGCGTCTCGCTTCGCCGTGGACTTGCACCCATCAATCAGAG AGCTTAAGGAGAAACATCAAAGGGATTTACAGAATTTGACTTTGGCAACTCAACCATTCAAGATTTTGCAGCTATTTGTGTTTGCTACACTAAAATATCTTAAACAGTGGCTTGTATATGTTTTAAAGAAAGGTGGTTGGATTATGGCTTTGACTTTCTTATTAGCTGCTATTGGTTTCATTCTTGCAAATGATGATAGCACCAGTGAGAAG CATATTCAAGAATTACTTCGCTATACAAGATATGTTTTGTGGTGGGTGACACTTGGTGTGGCATCCTCGATTGGGTTGG GATCTGGTTTGCATACATTTGTCTTGTACTTGGGCCCCCATATTGCATTTTTCACTATCAAGGCTTTGAAGTGTGGTCGAGTAGATCTCAAGACTGCTCCATATGATACCATACTGTTGAAAAGACGACCTTCGTGGCTTGAAAAGAAGTGTTCTGAGTTTGGACCACCAGTATTTCCTTTATCATCTGGAACTTTAGTTAGGGTTCCAATCAGCAACATTCTCCCTCATGTTCAGTTGGAAGCGGTTCTTTGGGGTTTGGGCACTGCTATTGGAGAGCTTCCACCATATTTTATCTCAAGAGCTG CACGCTTGTCTGGAAGCAAAATGGAAATGGAGGAACTGAGTGAAGCACCATCAGATGGGTTAATTTCTGCTTCCCTGAGGCAAATTAAGCGCTGGTTCTTCACTCATTTCCAGCATCTTAACTTTTTAACTGTTTTGATACTTGCTTCA GTACCAAACCCTCTTTTTGATCTTGCGGGTATTATGTGCGGGCAATTTGGGATCCCATTTTGGAAATTCTTCCTAGCAACCTTGATTGGCAAGGCTTTGATAAAGACTCATATTCAG ACAGTATTCATTATTTCTCTGTTCAATAATCAACTCTTGGAATGGCTGGAGAATGAGTTAATACGGGTGGTTGGCCTTATCCCTGGTTCTTCTTCTGCACTCCCTAGCCTGATAGCCAAATTACGGACGGCTCGGGAGATGTATTTGTCCAACCCCATTCCCGAACCTTCTCTGCCTGATGGAATG GCACGGTGGTGGAACCTATCATTTACTATGGTATGGAATACTGTGATATGGCTCATGCTTGTGAACTTCTGTGTGAAAATAGTTACTGCTACAGCAATACGATATCTCAAGGAGGAGAAAGAATTGGAGTTGACTAACAAGAAAATGGCATTATGA